agctaggctgcctcaccaaCTGAGGGGGATtttgcatgttgcagctcacactgccagagagagctgagtgtgaAGATCTTCCTTGAGAGTGTagaagctggtgagcagactgCTTGGAGACTTgggaaagacttgcttgatgccgcatggtaggtgtgaacaaacacctaagaaacgcaggtggacttttttttactctctcctttgttctgcatttaagactgtttgccaagtgtgaataaaacactgaactttgatttgaaaaatcTTGTTTccatgcctctatactgcaaccgcacctgtctgcaagagcaaGTCATCACATTTGGTGAAGGATGCGGGCAATGCAGTGAGGTCAGCGATTGAGTTGCAGCACGCTGTTGCTAAGAACTGAGCCTGGGATAACCCGTTGgagtggttgctaggggcaatgatCCTCCCTTCAAGTGACTGACAGTACAGTGGGAGTGTTTTCTCATGGAGGccaacttgcaacagctggagaccaacAAACTGCAGCAGGAGTCCACCAAGCAACAGCAGGAATCCAACCAGCTGCTGTTACAGCACATAATGGCGCTACAAGCCTCAGCGATGACTCGGACCAACCCGAACAGCCGGAAGGCTGTTAGGATGGCGATCCTCAAGGTGACCCCCTTAGATGATGTCGAGACCTACCTGGCCGTCTATGAGAAGGTGGCTTCGAGGGCGAGGTTACCCCGAGACCAATGGACTGAGGTTATTGCCCCGTTCCTGACATCGGGGTCCCAGCAGGCGTACTTTGACTTGCCCGATGACAAGCTGCTGACTCTGATATCATTAAAGGGTGAGATCCTGGTAAGACTGGTGGTAAATGTGTGGGTCCGGGCCCAGCGGGTACGACAGTGGGAATATAAGCCAGCTGAGTCTGCCAGACCGCAATATTACGACCTATTGCAATGCCTGCAGAAATggctacagctggaggtattgAATCCCACTGCCATGCTGGACCGTCTCCTGGCTGATGTGTTCTGGAGGGCCCTGCTTTGCTCCCTCCAGAACTGGATTGGCCAGGCGTCCACTAGCAACTCATTAGGGATGGTTGACCTGGTAGAAAGGTATGAGGCCACCGTAAAACTGCGGGAGGGGGCGGTtaaacccaggaggtccccacccTTGCCCAGGCAGCTGGAAAGTCCTAAAAGCCCCACCCCATTGCTATGTTGGTGGTGTCAGGAGCCGGGACATGTAAGGGCTAATGGTCCCCAGAGGGAAGAACCGATGGACACCAATTATGCACTCTGTCCATCCCTGTATGCTCAGAGACTGTGTGCCACCAGTGTCCACAGGGCAGGGGACTTGGGTCACCTCTGCCACGTGAAAGTGGGAGGTAGTGTCATGGAGGCATTAATAGACTTGGGAAGTATGGTAACTTTAGTGAGGTCCAACCTAGTGCCGCCCACGGAGTACATGGGACCACAGGCTGGAGTATTGTGTATACACGGTGACTTAAAAGACTATCCCACCGCCTTGGTGACTTTGTCAACAGCAACTGGCTGCTGGACTCATGAGGTGGCCGTTGCCATGAAGTTGCCGTATGAATTAATAATTTGGAGAGAATTTCCAGAGTTCGTGTctctgtggccccagacaagagtTCCCCAGACCTGCGAGGCAGGGGTGTCCTCAATAGACTGGCCCTGCTCAGGGGTGACGCCAGAACCCTGGGAACCCGAGTCAGAAGCAGTTGGGGTGACCACCACTACGGTGGAAGAGGAGGTGTCGTCTCCACTGAGGGTAAtggtaggagatgtggaggatctGCCATTAAGGCCAGAGTTGGCAGAACTCAATGTTACAGGAGAAAATTTTGGTACAGCACAGCACCAGGACCGACTCTATCTCGGGCCTGGGAAAATGTATTAATTGTAgaaggtgcaccacaacaacAGGGAGCCGAGACTGTATACCCCCGTTTTGTGGTCCACCAAGGGATGCTGTACCGGGTAAACCAAATTCGGTGTGAGAATGTGTAACAATTGGTTGTGCCTAAAACATACCGGAGGCTGGTGTTAGGGTTAGCCCATCAGCATTTTCTAGGGGGCACCTGGGCCAGCAGAAGACACAGGACCGAATTTTGCAGCGCTTTTACTGACCCAACGTGTATAAAGAGGTCGAAAGATGTTGTGAATCTAGCCCCCTGCCACATTACCGTAGTCTCCTGTTCCCAATTATTGAGGTCCCATTTGAATGGATCGCTATGGATCTGGTAGGCCCATTGCCAAAATCCGCTAGGGGGGaccaacacatcctggtagtcctggactatgcGACTCAGTATCCCGAGGCACTACCTCTGCGACATACCTTGGCCAAACTCATATCTAAGGAGCTATTGACTGACCAGGGCACCCCGTTTATGTCAAaggtaatgaaagagctcagtaagttactgcaggtaaaacagctacCACCCGCAGACAGATGgcctggtagaaaggtttaaccaaacattaaaaaatatgttaaagcggGTGGTGGCTAGATATGGGAAAAATTTGAATCTTTTgctgccctatctcatgttcgCAGTGCGAGAAGTGAACCAGGCTTCTACTGGGTTCTCGCCCTTTGAACTGCTATACGGCAGACATCCACGTGGTCTGTTAGACGTAGCTAAAGAAGCGTGGGAACAACAGCCCACGCCGCACAAAAGTGTAGATGAGTATGTCACTCAGTTGCAGGAACAGATGGAAACAGTGTAGCCcttggttagggaacatatggaggcagctcagcAAGCCCAGAGCATAGTCTATAATCGCCAGGCTCGTGTTTGGAATTTTAACCCGGGAGATCGGGTTCTGGTACCAATGGTCGACAGTAAATTTATTGCTGGGTGGCAGGGTCCCTACAAAGTGATCGAAAAGGTAGGGGAGGTGACGTATAGGGTACACCAGCCCGGGCGAAGGAAGtcagagcaagtgtaccatgtaaacttgttgaaaccttggaaagaTAGGGAGACAAGTGTGGATGACAGCCCCGGTCAGGTTTGTTAGAGATGGAGTTTCCTGTCCCTCAGTCTGGTGCAagggaagcagttgccacagtgaaaatAGCTGACAGCCTTTCTTCGGAACAGACTGAGGAGGCCAGAGAGTTCGTCAGTAGGAACACCTTCTGTCATCcgccatgacattgtcactgaaccccaggtaaaaatacggTTGAAACCATACTGGGTATCTGAGTTGCGGCGACAAGCCATCTCGGAAGAAGTACAGCAGATGTTAAAATTTCATGTCATCGAGTCAAAGAGTGAGTGGGCCTGAGAATCTTAATACCCAAGCCAGATGGTACGTTATGGTTCTGTAATGATTTCGGCAAACTTAATGAGGTGtccaagtttgatgcatatcccatgccccaagttgatgagcttattgaaaggataggacaggctctgtatttttctgttttggacctcataaaagggtactggcaggtacCCTTGATGGAGcctgccaaagagaaaacagcctttgccacaccagaaggtttatttcagtacaaggtgttaccctttggttTACATGGCGCTCCCGCTACGTTTCAAAGGATAATGGATATTGTACGTCGGCCACATTGTCGGTATGCCTCagcttatctggacgatatcatcaTACACAGTACAAACTGGGAAAGTCACCTTCCAAAAGTACAGGCAATGGTAGACTTAGGAATGCCGGTTTAACTgctaaccccccaaaaaatgccataGGGTTGGAAGAGGCCAAATACCTAGGGTATGTCATTGGGCAGggagttgtcaaaccccaggtaaacaaaatagaTGCCATCTGGAATTGGCCCCCACCTGTCACTACCCAACAGGTGAAGTCATTTCTaggaatggtgggttactatatgagaTTCATCCACCCATTCTATGGTGGCTGCACCCTTAACAGACCTCCTGAAGGGATGCAAGTCCGTAATGGTGCACTGGAATGAACAGGCAGAGCAGGCGTTTTCCGCTTTGAAGTCGGCCCTATGTGGGTCTCCGGTGTTGGTGACACCCGacttcaaaagggaatttgtggAACAGACCGATGCTCTGAGGTAGGTCTCCGTGCTGTACTCTCCCAGGAAGTCAAGGGGGAAGAGCATCCTGTTGTCTTTCTCAGCTGCAAACTGACCCCGGCCGAGATCAGGTATAGTATATtggagagagagtgcctggccattaagtgggcactGGAGTCTCTCCACTATTATCTGTTGGGGAGGAAGTTTCTTCTCATGACAGATCATTCCCCCCTTAAGTGGATGTGCcaagccaaggacaaaaatgccagggtcaccaGGTGGTTTCTGTCCTTACAGAATTTCAAGTTTAGGGTTGAACACAGGGCGGGTCAGTTACTAGGCAACGCCGATGCCCTATTACAAGTCCACTGTTGCACAAGTGTTCACACCCTCAGGGTTGaacaaagggggaggggggtatgtgagaaggtgaagggcatggtggttgatgggcgataTAAGTAAGAGCcgatatttattcagtgtctgtgctgcaatgcagactgacactgtggatgtagtatggctggaaggacaATCCGGGATGGTTCTTACTCTGAATGGTCAAGTATAGGGTGGGGGCCATTCACCACAATCCATGCCGTCTTTTGTTGGCCGTAAAGCTAGGCTGTCTCACCAGCTGAGGGGAATtttgcatgttgcagctcacactgccagagagagctgtgtGTGAAGATCTTCCTTGAGAGTGTGGAAGTTGGTGAGCAGACTGCTTGGAGACTTGGAAAAaaaacttgcttgatgccgcatggcagggactcaggtgtgaacaccTAAGGATCgtaggtggacttttgttactttctcctttgttctgcatttaagactgttttctgtttgccaagtgtgaagaAAAcattgaactttgatttgaaaagtcctgtttccgtgcctctataATGCAACTGCACCTGTCTGCAAAAGCGAGTCATCACAATACCTATGATATTTTTTTTGCATGATCTAATTTAATTTCTAAGTTTGTAACCTCATTATTCATTCTCATACTTCTTATTTATCCATTGATACTATTTCACATATTGATACAAAGATATATGTTATGTTTAATATTTCTGTCTATTATAGAACAATTCTTCCATTGCATGACTAAATATTTTAATCTGTAATTTTTTAATctgtaattttttaatatatataatctTATAAGTCTTAGAACCTATTCTTCATTATTATATTTTCCTTTTCTATTTTCTCTTTCCCATCTATTGACACTATTTGGTCTTATATATTCCCAGTGGAAATACATACCCGATCCAGATCCAGATGCAGGGGTTATATAATGCCATTGTTTTCCCGGGCATTTCATTCATACTACTGTTGCcatcagctattgaaaaaggggacctggCTCTCTGAAACGTGTCTATCCGGCCACCCTATTATCGCAAACACCCCAATACAGGCAAGCTTGAATCACTATTCACTATTACTGCAACACTGTAAACTTTGGAGGACATCATCCCACCAGCAGAGTGCGTGCTCCCCGGAACCCCACTTTCTTTGCTGAGTAACAACGTGAGAATCATCTGGGAGATCGATCCTCCAGAATGAAAGAAGGAGCATCTTTCACTGGCACCACAAGTAAGAGGTACTTGGTACCAATCCCCACCCCACTCGTGACTTATATTAAAACTAGCCCTGTGCCGCCAGGGTAGAGTGGGCTGCAAACAGGGGCGGTAACAGCGTTGCAGAGTGCACTTACCTTGCTATACACCAGTTGTTTTCAGCAATAGACTTAAGGCTCGGCGCCACCTGAGCCATCAACATCAGAGACGGACCATCAGACACACGGTCACGACATCTCTAGTAAACTCTgctacttaaagcgtacccatcagatccaacaatttttttttaaaaatatcactcagtacctcatcctgaccatgtacatctattttttatatctctatcacctttatttatttttttattacacttttaatttagctcactagtttgaattcctctcaaagggagggggcgtggcctcactgtgcaggtctctgccccctcactcagtatgctgtctgctcacatctcctcgagcattaacaaaactacaactcccagcttgtcctcactgacagtagcgggacacaagctggcagtgggaggatttttcatcgagctgtgagccctgcgctcacagctgtcaatcaaggaagtgtgtccatgatgcatggacacagcaggactagtatgtgtccaagcaggcaggggggggggggcagttgtttgaccggcttttttagtatgaaatactgaaaattttctaatgaaagcaagtgcaaaacatattggttatacatgctttacaacatattgtattgtttttgtatctgacagtgcctatttaatatCCACCTATTAAGTTATAGTACAATCACACTATATTGTGGGACAAAAAGAGGGTACTTGCAGCGCTGCATATTGACTTTAACATAATCACACTACAGCGAGATGCGAAAGTGTCTATTTACAGCGCGACCCATTAAAGAGACATTGCTAATACTATAAGTAATTGCTTACCTTTTAGGGAACTAGTTGTTTGCTATTTAATCaagttcatgattttttttcttaatgccATTTTTAATGCTTTTGTTTGAATTGTCTATGTTATATCCAATGCAAGGACCCTGCAGAGGGCACCGTAGCATAATTATTAACCAATACATAATTTTAGACCACATCTGACTTATTCTACTGTATATCCTTTcgtttattccttttctattctcAACCTAGTAGAactgtacagtggtccttcaagttacaatattaattggttccaggacgactattgtatgttgaaaccattgtatgttgagaccagaactctatggaaacctgttaattggttctgaagccccaaaatgtcattaaaaataggaaaaggtgaggattaaagaaaaataggtagataactaatatagataaagcaaatccttacatataaaagtaagaaagatttgctgggagctgtaaatcactgttttTCCaagaagtgtgcctccagctgttgcaaaactacaactcccagcatgcccggacagccgttggctgtccaggcatgctgggagttgtagttttgcaacagctggaggcaccctggttggcaaacaatggtttatgtaggggacaggagcttcttcagggtcctatacagtacacacagtgtcccaaatggagccacctttacttggtgtccaaaggagcagcttatcctggcacaggtaaggagtagtacagaacttgtagttcctccctgtactgtagggggcgctaccagacagccagtcagtgcatacacttcagtaatacaggtgatttaccagtaaaatgcccattctgattggtcggttcttccagttgtgacaggtatcacagatctggactgtccgtacattgtatgttgagtctgacttcaacttacaatggtccaaaaaaaaacattgtatgttgaaactattgtatgttgaggccattgtaagttgagggatcactgtatagtattGTTGTTTTATGTATAATTATTTGACATATGGGGAAGTGTGTAACACAGTATCCTCGGTTGGGATATTTTCTTGATCCATGTTGAGCTCCCACAACCCTTTTTTCTGTATTATTTCTTACTATTAAACTTCATTAAACAATTCAAACAATAGGAGTAAGGATGCTGCTCGCAAGCATTTACAACCTATATGGAAATAGGTAAAGGTGCTTGTTTTTATAAATTCTAAGGCAGCACAAACAAATCTACATGAGCCAGTGTGTATGTACAGAAATAAAGTGAATGAAATGAAATCTGTCAGTGCAAGATCAAGagctcaagtgtcaaagaggttgTATGAATTGCAGAATGAATGCCTCCTCCTGCCATGAGTAATTGAGGGGTCCTGCACAGTGCTGGAAGGTGAGCTCTGTACTTTATTCATTCAAGGCAAGGAGGggtaggggagggaggaggtgttGCACCTTATGGTTCACACAGCCTctttgaaacttaaaggggtactccagcgggaatttttttttttttttttttatcaactggtgccagaaaattaaacagatttgcaaatgacttctatttaaaaatcttaatccttccagtatttttcagctgctgtatacttcagaggaagttgtatttctttctggaattcttttctgtctgaccacagtgctctctgctgacacctctgtccgtatcaggaactgtgagatttgctatagggattgtcttgtactctgggcagttcctgacatggacagaggtgtcagcagagagcaccgtgttcagacagaaaagaactgcagaaagaaatacaacttccttcatagtatacagcagctgataagtactggaaggattaagatttttaaataaaagtaatttacacatatatttaactttctgccaccagttgattttgaaaaatgtgttttccaccagagtacccctttaaacacttatgATCTAGAGCTGACATACTTTAAACTCCCTTTAAGGTAGTTTTTAGCCACATGCACCTGCCACTTTGTTTGTCTTTatccttgaaggggtattccaggcaaaaccttttttttatatattaactggctccggaaaagttaaacaggtttgtaaattacttctattaaaaaatcttaatccttccaatagttattagcttctgaagttttctgtctaactgctcaatgatgatgtcacgtcccgggagctgtgcatgctgggagaatatccccataggaactgcacagctcccgggacgtgagtcatcagagagcagttagacagaaaacaacaactcaacttcagaagctaataactattggaaggattaagattttttaatagaagtaatttacaaatctgtttaactttccggagccagttgatatataaaaaaagttttggcctggaatacccctttacatgcagaatacccctttaaagtgacagctgacctgtaattggttgttatgggcaaaatctccccagtttttctctcacacagtacaCCCAAATTCCACCACTTTATTAAAGTTGCTTGTTTGTTAGTAaagtttttgttttcacaagTTTGTTGATCATTTGCAATGAAAACCAGACAAATTGTAAGTCTAAACTTTAATACAGGTTGTAACatatgatcagtacaggatatatcaTGTCATTTATTTACAAAGGGAATTTCAGTCTATAACAAGTTGTAAATTCAGTCTATTTATAAACTACAGTGTAAGTCATTTGAACATTATATAAGTGCCCATAAAGACAAGAAAGGCAGTATAACTGTAGATGTTATATGCTTGACTTGATACATCCAATACGTAATTTACAAAGTGTAAATGATACAAGTCTGTGACTGAACACCTTTAACATTCATTGAAGTATACTGTCAATGGGATCTCTCGCACTGGCGGAGACAGGTTGAGACATGAGATCTCCTCTTCATGGTTGACTTTCACAACCACATTCGTTGCTGTCATCCAGTGCCAGAATTCATTAATGGCACAGTTACATATCAGTGTTATATCTGATAGGTCAAGGCTTTGTAAGGACACCAAAGGAGTAAAACTTGAAGGTGACAGGGTGATAAGGTTGTTGCTTCCTATATTTAATGACTTTAGTGCCTCCAAGTCAATGAACAATTCTTGATGGATCAACCTAAGGTTATTTCTTGACATGTCTAAAGTTTTGAGTTTCGTAAACCCTTTGAATAAGTTTTCAGGCAGAGAGTAAATTCCGTTCTTTGCAAGATTGAGTGTTTCCAGTGAGGCCAGAGGTAGGAAGATGTCTGAACACTGGCCGGCATTCCAGACTTGTCCAAGGGTATTATCTGATAGATCCAAATGAAGAAGGGAACTGTTACCTAGAAGTTTGTTGGGGGCATTAGGTGAACACTGTGAGAGCTTATTATTACTCAATAGAAGTTGTTGTAGAGAACGTAACTCAAGGATATTCCACAAGCTCCTCAGATCAGACAGGCGATTACTAGAAAGATCTACAAATTTACAGTTCGGGCAGAAGGATGTCAGACCATAAGTGTTGGAGATGCGATTTTGCTTAAGTAAGACAAAATGTAAGCTTGGCAGCTCGACAGGTGGGATATATGTAAGGGCATTGTCCCTAAAGCTGAGGGAATTCAAGGAGTGAAAGCCATTCAAGGCTCCATGTTGTATAACTCCAATATGGTTGGAACTGAGATCCAGGGCTGTAAGAGGGGAAGATGACAAACTTGCAAAATTGTTTTTTGTAATTTCTCCAATGAGATTTCCTGACATATTAAGGCTAACCAGTTGTCTTAAACCTGTGAATGCTCCAGGGTTGATGTGGTTTATTTGGCTGTTAGACAGATCAAGAAGCAGGAGTTTTGGAACCACAGAAAATACGTTAGAAGACAATTCTGAGATGTAGCTATTTGCTAGGTCAAGAATGTACACATCACTCTGGCTGAGGCCTGAGAATGTGCTTTTCTCTGGGTTCTTTAAGTTGTTAAACCCAAATCCACTCCCTAACAAAGCGCTGTGCTTCATCCGTACATAGTTCACTTGAGTTCCAGAAATTATTTGAAAAAAAGTCTCTACCTTTTCTGCATTCCAGGCCATTGAAGATATATCTAGGGTGCCTAATGTGATGTTTCTAAAAGGGTTGGGGCAAAAGGATGTGTTATAAACCTGAAGAGGATTAGATGAAAGGTCAAGTAGCTCCAATCTTCTTCCTTGCAAGTTCTGGAGAGTGTCTCCACACACATCTCTGATTTTGTTAAGCTTTAAAAGGATGGTGGAAATTGAGTGCAACCCCAGGAAGCTAGGATCTGGCTGTAGTCTGCGTATATTGTTATATGAGAGGTCAAGCTTCTTCAGAGAGGTTAGCTCTGCAAACAAATCAGATTCTAGGACAGATTCATTCAGTCCTGTATGGTCAAGGAGCAGGGTTTCTAGTTTTTGAAGACCACGGAAAGCTTCAGGATGTAATCTGAGGTTGTGGTTGCTGCCAAGGTCAAGAGTGGTGAGGTTAGGAAGGCTTTGAAAGGCAGCTGGAGCAACATAGACAGATCCAATGGTAACCTGTGCGCCAAGGGTGAGAACCTGCAGCTGAGGGAGATTTTGGAAAGAGTCCTGGGATATACATGAAATCCGATTAAAGGAAAGCAAAATAACTTGTGTATCAGGAGGGACAGATGGAATAGACATTAAACCTTCAGCCATGCGGACATAAATATTTTGATATTTGCCCACTTGTGAGATGAGGTTGGCAGAATGTGAAGGGAAAATAGTCAAGATCAGTAGCACAATAGAGGATAAAAGGATCATGATACCTGCAACAAAATAATAAGATAATGTTAATTTTTACTATTATAGATGCAAGTTTTTCCATTTTCTGGACACAGAAGGCTTGTTGCTCACGAGCCCAAAGGTAACCATACAAGTAATTATAGATGAaggtttgtttaaccccttaaggactcagggtttttccgtttttgcactttcgttttttcctccttaccttttaaaaatcataaccctttcaattttccacctaaaaatccatattatggcttattttttgcgtcgccaattctactttgcagtgacattagtcattttacccaaaaatgcacggcgaaacggaaaaaaaatcattgtgtgacaaaatcgaaaaaaaacaaaacgccattttgtaacttttggggcttccgtttctacgcagtgcatatttcggtaaaaattacaccttatcattattctgtaggtccatacggttaaaatgataccctacttatataggtttgattttgtcgcacttttatttttccatgtacagggcggtatgaggactcattaaaaattaatcctctcttctaaacgttttcgccattctgaatggctttctcaaagaaatgaggCATTCCTCATGcctcatttctttgagaaagccatTCAGAATGATGAAAACGTTTAGAAGAAAGGATTAATTTTTAATAACAG
The sequence above is a segment of the Hyla sarda isolate aHylSar1 chromosome 6, aHylSar1.hap1, whole genome shotgun sequence genome. Coding sequences within it:
- the LOC130277741 gene encoding toll-like receptor 5 gives rise to the protein MILLSSIVLLILTIFPSHSANLISQVGKYQNIYVRMAEGLMSIPSVPPDTQVILLSFNRISCISQDSFQNLPQLQVLTLGAQVTIGSVYVAPAAFQSLPNLTTLDLGSNHNLRLHPEAFRGLQKLETLLLDHTGLNESVLESDLFAELTSLKKLDLSYNNIRRLQPDPSFLGLHSISTILLKLNKIRDVCGDTLQNLQGRRLELLDLSSNPLQVYNTSFCPNPFRNITLGTLDISSMAWNAEKVETFFQIISGTQVNYVRMKHSALLGSGFGFNNLKNPEKSTFSGLSQSDVYILDLANSYISELSSNVFSVVPKLLLLDLSNSQINHINPGAFTGLRQLVSLNMSGNLIGEITKNNFASLSSSPLTALDLSSNHIGVIQHGALNGFHSLNSLSFRDNALTYIPPVELPSLHFVLLKQNRISNTYGLTSFCPNCKFVDLSSNRLSDLRSLWNILELRSLQQLLLSNNKLSQCSPNAPNKLLGNSSLLHLDLSDNTLGQVWNAGQCSDIFLPLASLETLNLAKNGIYSLPENLFKGFTKLKTLDMSRNNLRLIHQELFIDLEALKSLNIGSNNLITLSPSSFTPLVSLQSLDLSDITLICNCAINEFWHWMTATNVVVKVNHEEEISCLNLSPPVREIPLTVYFNEC